From Triticum urartu cultivar G1812 chromosome 2, Tu2.1, whole genome shotgun sequence, a single genomic window includes:
- the LOC125540247 gene encoding G-type lectin S-receptor-like serine/threonine-protein kinase At4g27290 isoform X4, with protein MRAPPLSLLPLLVAAAFLSPSPSIATDKLDQTASIAGNQTLESAGGVFRLGFFVPPGSSDGRAYLGIWYATIPEQTVVWVANRLNPVVRPPGVLTLSADGRLVILDGRNATLWSSDDAAGSGGVATRATAQLLDSGDLVVSHGGESQSGSTARTSVAWESFDYPTDTLLPGVKLGVYGTSGISRNITSWRSAADPSPGAYTFKLVSGGLPEFFLFRGMSKTYASGPWNGAELTGVPNLKSRDFIFQVISNRDETYYTYYVSDPSVLSRFVLNGTTGQVQRFSWHLGGGWSSFWHFPLDPCDSYARCGAFGYCDVGQSPLCSCLPGFRPRSPQRWSVGDGSDGCVRTTNLSCGAGDGFWTVSRMKLPEATSATVHAGLTLDRCRQLCLGNCSCRAYAAADISGGINRGCVIWAVDLIDMRQYSEVVQDVYIRLAQSEVDALTAAANRRSHVVVVIAVMASISGVLLLGAFAFGCLCFWRNRAAPAGSRDNELPLQAIKLKRPRDDQRFSDENKMSGEEDDLDLRLFDLAVILAATDNFAADSKIGQGGFGPVYLGRLEDGQEVAVKRLSRKSAQGVEEFKNEVKLIAKLQHRNLVRLLGCCIDGDERMLVYEFMHNNSLDTFIFGDEEKRKLLRWKTRFEIIAGIARGLLYLHEDSRLRIIHRDMKASNVLLDKNMIPKISDFGIARMFGGDQTTAYTLKVIGT; from the exons ATGAGGGCGCCGCCGCTCTCCCTCCTTCCTCTCCTGGTCGCCGCCGCCTTCCTGTCCCCGTCCCCCTCGATCGCCACAGACAAGCTCGACCAGACCGCGTCCATCGCCGGCAACCAGACGCTCGAGTCGGCCGGCGGGGTGTTCAGGCTCGGCTTCTTCGTCCCGCCCGGCAGCTCCGACGGCAGGGCCTACCTCGGCATCTGGTACGCCACCATCCCGGAGCAGACGGTCGTGTGGGTCGCCAATCGCCTGAACCCGGTCGTCAGACCTCCCGGCGTCCTCACTCTCTCCGCCGACGGCCGGCTTGTGATCCTCGACGGCCGTAACGCCACCCTGTGGTCCTCCGACGACGCGGCCGGCTCGGGCGGCGTAGCCACCCGCGCCACCGCGCAGCTGCTCGACAGCGGCGACCTGGTCGTGAGCCACGGCGGGGAGAGTCAAAGTGGATCGACGGCTCGGACCAGCGTGGCGTGGGAGAGCTTCGACTACCCGACGGACACGCTGCTCCCCGGCGTGAAGCTCGGGGTGTACGGCACGAGCGGCATCTCCAGGAACATCACGTCGTGGCGCAGCGCGGCCGACCCCTCGCCGGGGGCCTACACGTTCAAGCTCGTCAGCGGTGGGCTGCCAGAGTTCTTCCTCTTCCGGGGCATGTCCAAGACGTACGCCAGCGGGCCGTGGAACGGCGCGGAGCTCACCGGCGTGCCCAACCTCAAGTCCAGGGACTTCATCTTCCAGGTCATATCCAACCGCGACGAGACCTACTACACCTACTACGTCAGCGACCCGTCGGTGCTGTCGCGCTTCGTGCTGAACGGCACGACGGGGCAGGTGCAGCGCTTCTCGTGGCACCTCGGCGGCGGCTGGAGCAGCTTCTGGCACTTCCCGCTCGACCCGTGCGACAGCTACGCCAGGTGCGGGGCGTTCGGGTACTGCGACGTCGGCCAGTCCCCGCTGTGCAGCTGCCTGCCGGGGTTCCGGCCGCGGTCGCCGCAGCGGTGGAGCGTCGGGGACGGCTCCGACGGCTGTGTCAGGACGACCAACCTGAGCTGCGGGGCTGGAGACGGGTTCTGGACAGTGAGCCGTATGAAGCTGCCGGAGGCGACCAGCGCGACGGTGCACGCCGGCCTGACGCTGGACCGGTGCAGGCAGCTTTGCCTCGGCAACTGCAGCTGCAGGGCGTACGCGGCGGCGGACATCAGCGGGGGCATCAACCGCGGGTGCGTCATTTGGGCCGTGGATCTGATCGACATGCGGCAGTACTCGGAGGTCGTGCAGGACGTGTACATCCGACTCGCGCAGTCCGAGGTTGATGCCTTGACCGCTGCAG CTAACCGCCGGAGTCatgtcgtggttgtgatcgccgtcATGGCGAGTATCTCCGGCGTGCTTCTTCTGGGTGCCTTTGCCTTTGGCTGTCTCTGTTTCTGGAGAAACAGGGCGGCGCCGGCCGGCAGTCGGGACAACGAGCTTCCATTGCAGGCCATAAAACTTAAACGCCCACGGGACGATCAGCGGTTCTCCGACGAGAACAAGATGAGCGGCGAAGAAGATGATCTTGACCTCCGGCTGTTCGATCTAGCAGTGATTCTGGCCGCCACGGACAACTTCGCCGCCGACAGTAAGATTGGACAAGGTGGATTTGGCCCTGTCTATCTG GGAAGGCTTGAGGATGGGCAGGAAGTGGCTGTGAAGAGGCTGTCAAGGAAATCAGCACAGGGGGTGGAGGAATTCAAGAACGAGGTGAAGCTCATAGCCAAGCTCCAGCACAGGAACCTGGTGAGGCTGCTCGGCTGCTGCATCGACGGAGACGAGAGGATGCTCGTCTACGAGTTCATGCACAACAACAGCCTCGACACCTTCATATTTGGTG ATGAAGAAAAGCGCAAGTTACTAAGATGGAAAACGCGCTTCGAGATCATCGCAGGAATCGCACGGGGCCTGCTCTATCTCCACGAGGATTCAAGGCTCCGGATCATCCACAGGGATATGAAGGCAAGCAACGTGCTGTTGGACAAAAACATGATCCCCAAAATCTCGGACTTCGGCATCGCCAGGATGTTCGGTGGTGACCAGACAACCGCATACACCTTGAAAGTCATCGGGACATAG
- the LOC125540247 gene encoding G-type lectin S-receptor-like serine/threonine-protein kinase SRK isoform X6, whose translation MKASNVLLDKNMIPKISDFGIARMFGGDQTTAYTLKVIGTYGYMSPEYAMDGVFSMKSDIYSFGVMVLEIVTGKKNRGFYDVELDLNLLGYAWTLWKEGRSTELLDEVMMDSSCDHSQVRRCIQVALLCVDMHPRNRPLMSSVVMMLATENAMLPEPNEPGGNTGRSTSDGELSQTQSQCLKDDSGHGGSLGR comes from the exons ATGAAGGCAAGCAACGTGCTGTTGGACAAAAACATGATCCCCAAAATCTCGGACTTCGGCATCGCCAGGATGTTCGGTGGTGACCAGACAACCGCATACACCTTGAAAGTCATCGGGACATA CGGCTACATGTCACCAGAGTATGCCATGGATGGTGTGTTCTCCATGAAATCTGATATCTACAGCTTTGGTGTCATGGTGCTAGAGATCGTCACTGGCAAGAAGAATCGAGGCTTTTACGATGTCGAGCTTGATCTAAACCTCCTCGGTTAT GCGTGGACGTTGTGGAAGGAAGGCAGAAGCACTGAACTACTTGATGAGGTGATGATGGACAGTAGCTGTGATCACAGCCAGGTGCGGAGATGCATACAAGTTGCCCTCTTGTGTGTTGACATGCATCCTAGGAATAGGCCACTCATGTCTTCAGTTGTCATGATGTTGGCCACCGAGAATGCCATGCTGCCAGAGCCAAATGAGCCTGGAGGAAACACCGGAAGGAGCACGTCAGACGGAGAATTGTCCCAAACTCAAA